The sequence below is a genomic window from Pecten maximus chromosome 14, xPecMax1.1, whole genome shotgun sequence.
attctttaaaaatataacaacGTTGCACATATTCCTTTATGGACATATCACAGGTGATATATTCATAGGCATTAATTGCAGAGAATACCAAATGTGACCGAAATCGTAATAATTCCACTTAAGAAgatttatgttttgtttttacttccTAACATAGATTTCAGTGTACACAGACAATCAAATTAAGGTACTATTCAGGTAAAATTTTATATctacaatatttttaattcgACCGACATTTTCCCCTACGGCGTAATAAAACGGTAGACATTCAATAAACAACTTCTTGTTGTTTCAGATCCATGTTCAATTCCACGGACAGGTTACGAGAGTTTTATTACAGATGTTCCCGAGGATACACCTGTAGGTAGGTATCTAGTTAAGGATCTAGCTTATTGTTTGCTACCTACATTTGTTATCCCTCCTTATTGATTTTTTGGTGTCATACAGTTGTTTGAAAATAAGTGTGTTTTGCTTAATTGTATGCATACAATAACCATACAAGATTTACTTTCACTTAGATATCGAATGATGACAGAAAAATTGACATCACAAGGTGATGGGAGAGGCAAGTTAATGGATATCACGAACAAATTGTATGGTCGATAACATGATctcatttaaaatattctatttccttatgcGGTATGAAGTAGGGTGTGCTTGATGTTTGATGATATGGCTAGTGGTTccgtaatcatcatcataactCTCATATCAGATTATGGGTTATCaaggatttgacctagatttgtatggctggtgtcgtgGAAAAAGCAGAAGACGCTTCATCTATCGGTGCACCTGGTCTTTTATCCTTGTATTTTTTCAGTTGTCTCTATGTTAAtctatatgttttgtttgtattttaccCCTGTTTAATCGATATTCTGTGTCGTTTGAATACAAACACCATTGCATTTGAGTATTATTTATTGCTGCAACGTACTAATGAAGCATATTATATCAAgcaaaacaaataacaatatcTTGTTGTTCATGCTGCAGGATCCGTATTAGGTAAATTGAAAGTATCTGGAGGACCAAATGAAGTGGAGTTAACCCAACAACCAAACGATTTTCTCTTACTTGATCAAGCAAGCCGTAATATCACCCTTAAGACGGCTCTCGATACAGATCATGGAACAAGTACTATCATTCTTAAAATCGAGTGTAGCATCAGAAAGGAAGCCAACTCGCCATCGGTATGTCGTACATATAAGTGTCTATTACTAAAATACTATATAATCATATCAGAATTAGCAAAATTAAGAAGCAATGATACTGTTCAGTATGTGCTTATTTCGGAGGCATCGAACATAATGATATATGCTAACGATATCATTATGACAGTGATATTTCATTATTCGAAACTTGGTTTTCATCCTAGGGTCTTTTTATTATCTTCCATTTGTTGAACATAAAAAGGCGTTAGCTAATGCGCCGGCGTTTTAATTTCTAAAAGGAACCTCGATAAGAAAATATTCTCATATATTGTGTATAGGAGATTCGATTATAgggattaacttgaatatatattaTGGTATGGAaccaaacaaataaattaattaattaagagGAAACGAAATGTTCTCGTGGTTTATATAGAGACTACTCCGCTTTTAATGTTATAGATCAGTAACTTAAAATATATTCGAGTTAGCTATTAAGAAAATATACCCGTAGAAGcagaatatacaaatatacacactAGGAAACACATGTATTAAATGTCATAACCCATGAATGTATAAAGTGTGAACTATCTGTGATAAAATTACAAAGGTCGCTTCTTTCGATATGACTGATTGTTTAAGATATGAAAAAATTCATATATCTAATTgcaaattaaattgaaaatgtttaaCCGGTCAACAACTCTTTTCAGACTTGGGTCCTCATGCCTATCAAACCCCATTTCCCAAATATCCTTTCTACCAACAATCATGCAAATAGGAAAAGCAATATTGAATGAATTGTGTTTAAAGAATCTATATATTGCTGAGGTGTTTGAGTGAGAAATCGTCTTGATGATAAGATGAGTCCATGCTTAATCtccgtattttgtaattctaGATTCCGCTGATGGTAAGGGTTATTCTGGAAGATATCAACGACAATCCACCTATCTTCTCACATTCTAATTACATCATAAACGTTACTGAAGTAAGTGATCAGTATATTTAGTGACAATATTTCCGGTAATATCATAATTAATctgtttttaatgaaattaattttcgGAATTTATTACGAATTTTCAAAATCTTcaagtttaaacaaaaatattcagGACGACCTATCTATGTAATATGAGCCTGGCTGTATTCTATATTATAGGATACTGCGCTAGGGAAAATAATTTTCGGAGATGCTGTAGCGACTGATGCTGACCAGAAAGGTGGTGGAAATGACCAGATTTCTTATCGAATAATCTCCGGTCCGTACTCAGACTATTTCGACATCGAGTACCCCTTATATCCCGATATAAAAATCAGGAGACCACTTGATTTCGAGACTCTGAAGATGATGACAGTCGTCATTGAGGCGAAGGTATTTATTCATAAGATCACTTTCAATCTCAGGAACTAATCATGCAGCATGTGTAGTTAATTGTCAAACCCTGCAGACAGTTCATCTAATGGCATTGTGtataattctttttattttttttccgtGAAAGCAAAGAACTAAAGCAAAACAGCTGATTCGTAGAAAGAAGACCAACACTATTCACAAAATGCTAATATATGCATATAGAATTGAAATAGCCAAATGATTTCTTAACAGAAGTGCCTTGCACCTGCTATCAAGAAGGATTGAACAAAAAGCACtctaaaaataaacatcaaatacAAATTCAGAGAGAGATACTTTAAAGCCAAAAACAGGTTAAGTCTGCAAGGTTACGAAGACAACACACTAGGTCAACAGAAATGTCAAACGTTTGATAAGAGGATTCAATAACACGATAAAAGCATATTTTTAAAAGGCGATATGCCTACCATTGGTTACCTTAAAATGTGCCCTTATCCAAGAATGAAAGCAATATGTCTTTTCTGTATATTGATTTTGCCTTTTGAAATTACATTGTCACGTATAAAGATAAAGGTAATGTCATGCCGTACAGTTATAACATGCATGCTTAAGGTCAAGAGTTTTGTTAAATAGATAGTCATACAATAATTAAAAGGATGAAACATACATCAAACCACCTCTATAAAAGTTATGACAAAAAAAGAACACACAGGTTTTACTTTGTGATTAGGAACGAAAACgatctacaaaatgtataatacATAATGAGAGGAATTGATTAAACTTAATTGTTTGGCATTCAGTTTTATAATCCATTGTATACCTTGGACGTAATCAACACTTTTGCGTTAATTGCAATAGGATAATCCGATACGTGGGATGAGCATGAGTACCAGCGCCACGTTGGCCATCAATGTAATCGACACCGATGACTTAATTCCAACATTCACATCAGAATTCTATAACGGGAAGGTAAACATCAATGCCACTAGGGTAAGTGTTCGTTATGAGTATTCACGTCATTTTAGTGTAGAGAACTGTATATTGCGTTGGATTCATTTTGTGGTTTCTATGCTAGATTTTTATAACAGGTGAAGAACATGTAGCGAGTCTTAAATCGGGCGGTATTTGTAAATGGCAGCAACATTCTCAGTTCAAATTATCACGATTTTTAGTGAAGTGTTCGAATATTTAAGAAATACCGGCATTTCTAGAAATGTGCATTGATGTTCAAGCAGATTATTAGGTTTTAACTATTGTTTGTTTCTCTTGACATCCTATTGTAATCACGACAATGAAcagttcagaaaaaaaaaaccaacatcaACCGCCTGCTGTCCTAATGTGCCTGTATACGAAAGATGTAAAAGCCTGCGAGacgttgtttttttattgtacCTTACCTTTACACTTTTGCTAAGTCTATTAGTATTTAAAACTATTTCGGTAACACCAATTTGACTTTCTTCAGTAATTTCTATAAAAAGTTTTGTCACATGATGTTTCTCATAACCTTAATTTCCCAGGGCACCGTGGTTGATGTCATTCCTCCAATCAGAGCGGAGGACCAAGATCAGCTCAACACCACTGTGATTATACCAGATGTACGGTGAGTAGTAATATTGATCAATTATGGATCTTCGGTGAGGTCATTATGGTGTTATACCAAACTGGTCGATTGAAATATTAACCCAGAGACAACCCACTATATTTTGTACTCTTCAAGTCGGATAACACCATAATAACCGAATCAGAGGTCATTTATTAGATATACAACTTGTTTGCAAAAGAATAGAGTTGCATAATATTGATCGTATTCACAGAAAAACTACATTTGGGCATTCTGAAGTCATCACCAAAATATCGTCAAAAAATCTCTAAAACGAAACAGCTAGTGAGCGTCTCAAAATATTTACCTCCACGTAACCATGTCTTAGACAATTAGAATAGAGGAATGTATACCTAATGCTGATCATTAAACCGGAGAATGTTGATGTATTActtaattgatatttatgttttattccAATTACAGATCCGAGTTCTCGCTTTCTTATGAACGAGACGAGTGGGGCGATTACCGTTGACTCCAAGCTAGCCGCAACCACATATGCGGCTCTTATTAAGGTATGCATATATCGATATCGAGTCTCAAATTCCAGGCAAAAAgatttcaataaatataattcaattgTATTTATCATGCACGTAAATTAcatcatataataaaatatatctgacaaatattttattatatttgtatgattCTTTGTTAGGCAACCCAAATTGACAACCCTTTGAGGTATGGGATTGCACTTATACAAATCAGCGTCGCAGGGCTGAACATAACGCTACCTAATGGACCGTCCTTTCGTCAAAATTTATACGAAACTACAATCGCGGAGAGCCAGCCACCGGGAACCACGATTTTGACAGTGCCAGTCACTGTGAGGAACCCTGTAAGTGATcatgttttattacttttttaaatCCATAacattgttattaaaataaGTTAGGATATTTCAACAGGCATGATATTGTGTGTATGAAAATTTGATGGAAAATTGTTTGATACGGATGCATGCACATCACAGATAAATCAACACAAACGCATGCAATCGTCCAATTAAAAGTATAATATACACGTTGCTAattgaaggtcaaagtcattaataaccatttataaaataaagacacaatATATTCAAGACTCATTCAATCGCCCTAAAATCAAAGTAAGCGTATCGGATTGCTCAAATAAGTgatttcaacaaatatatattttatatagaatacgAAACTATCATCTACAATGACCCttattattacaatatacattttaaaaatcataCTTATAACTGCATGCAAATAGTGTTTTCTTAATTAATtcacatgacaaaaatgacagtAATAGGTATGCATCAAGACAAAAAAGTAGATCTATACACATGTAGATTTTATTATGATATGCTCAAATGTCAAGACTAGACACTTATAATTTAACGAAAATGGTCTTTTTCGAAATCAGTATAGTACTTTTAGAATATATTTAGCGACAATCACCCATTGAATACAAGATCGTTGATTAACCAATGAGCTAAATGTGAGCTCATGGACTACAATGTccaaacattatttcatttccCTTATTGTCATTTTATATTCAGCACATTTTAACATGTTGAAAAATTGACTAGTTTGTGAATGCATGTACCAAAATGTCCAAATATTATTCCGAATATTAACTAATTAAATGGTATAAGCACACATTGTTGACAAAAACGATCACACATTGACAGCAAGATTCACTCATTGGCTAGAATAATTACTCATTGAATATTTTGCGGATTCTTGCGCTTCATTATTCACTTATATAAAAGATATAGGTTTGGATTTCTTTTCTTGAATTGCAAATAAGTTAACAGTATTCGTTCATCCATTGGTCTTCGccacaatattttgtttttctttattgaCACAAGCATATCGTAATATCGACTCTTCACTGTTAACAGGCGGGTGCTTTGAGTTTCAACATACTAGAAAGCATAGCAGAGTTTGCAGTCGACCagaggtaattttttttttttttttttttttgtaaataatgtttCGGCGTGAATGCCTGTAGTACTCTTACGCTCTATATCGAATTGCATCAGGATGTACATTAAGGTTGTAAAAGGTAGTAGTGTGTTACCTCCCAGGCGTGTAGTTACACCTATATGAACCAAATTTAATGGGAAGTTATATATGGTTTTTATATTAGGTACGTGATGACTATATCTACGTGATTATTAGTATCATCTCTTGGGATATATGTAAGGTATGTCAGCCAAAGTGTTTTAGTACGTTGGTGTAAATTGCTTTTTGTAGAGGAAACATATTCCTAACTCGATCTCTGGACTACGATGGACCACACAGGGAATATAGATTTACTCTGGAAGTGACGGACGGCAAACATGTAAGCGATACAGATCTTTTGAATTTATTACTGATTATAAGCATATAAGTTATACATATTGCTGGAGTTTATCAGTTATTGTAAATGTGTCAGTGATAATATTCTCAGGAATGTATCAGTGATGATCATCATGTAATGAACCAAACCTCAAGAAGATATCAATGCCGATTAGTGATTCTGATTCGGGATTCCATTAACAATCATTTAATTTCAAAGCGGAATATATGGCTGTGATGAACATATAATTTACAGAAGAATATGCacattatttcataattatgcctcgaaattattttttttaattcta
It includes:
- the LOC117342946 gene encoding cadherin-87A-like, with protein sequence MDICVVILGLFASIFKTFDATDPCSIPRTGYESFITDVPEDTPVGSVLGKLKVSGGPNEVELTQQPNDFLLLDQASRNITLKTALDTDHGTSTIILKIECSIRKEANSPSIPLMVRVILEDINDNPPIFSHSNYIINVTEDTALGKIIFGDAVATDADQKGGGNDQISYRIISGPYSDYFDIEYPLYPDIKIRRPLDFETLKMMTVVIEAKDNPIRGMSMSTSATLAINVIDTDDLIPTFTSEFYNGKVNINATRVSVRYEYSRHFSVENCILRWIHFVVSMLDFYNR